A DNA window from Mobula hypostoma chromosome 3, sMobHyp1.1, whole genome shotgun sequence contains the following coding sequences:
- the guk1a gene encoding guanylate kinase isoform X2 — translation MFARQISSFVKRLAMAGPRPVVISGPSGAGKSTLLKLLLKEYERVFGFSVSHTTRNPRSGEENGIDYHFVSREEMLRGIEAGEFIESAEFSGNLYGTSKAAVQAVQAKNQICILDVDMQGVKNIKKTDLSPIYLSVQPPSFEVLEERLRQRKTESAESLQKRLLAAKLDMEFSKQPGVFNFVIINDHLEDAYSQLRTVLLEEIEKAITLQN, via the exons CGATGGCAGGACCAAGACCGGTGGTAATTAGTGGACCCTCTGGTGCAGGCAAGAGCACTCTCCTGAAGCTACTTCTCAAGGAGTATGAACGAGTTTTTGGATTCAGTGTCTCAC ATACAACAAGAAATCCAAGGTCGGGTGAAGAAAATGGCATAG ATTACCATTTTGTATCGAGGGAAGAAATGCTTCGTGGTATTGAAGCTGGAGAATTCATAGAGAGTGCAGAGTTCTCGGGTAACCTGTATGGAACAAG TAAAGCAGCAGTGCAGGCCGTACAAGCCAAGAACCAAATCTGCATTCTTGACGTAGATATGCAAGGTGTGAAGAACATCAAGAAGACAGACTTGTCCCCAATCTACCTTTCCGTTCAGCCGCCTTCATTTGAAGTTTTG GAAGAACGGCTGAGGCAAAGGAAAACAGAATCTGCAGAAAGTCTACAAAAGAGACTACTAGCAGCAAAATTAGACATGGAATTCA GTAAACAGCCTGGTGTGTTTAATTTTGTAATAATTAATGATCATTTAGAGGATGCCTATTCCCAGTTGAGAACAGTTCTTCTTGAG GAAATCGAAAAGGCAATAACCTTACAGAACTGA
- the guk1a gene encoding guanylate kinase isoform X3: MAGPRPVVISGPSGAGKSTLLKLLLKEYERVFGFSVSHTTRNPRSGEENGIDYHFVSREEMLRGIEAGEFIESAEFSGNLYGTSKAAVQAVQAKNQICILDVDMQGVKNIKKTDLSPIYLSVQPPSFEVLEERLRQRKTESAESLQKRLLAAKLDMEFSKQPGVFNFVIINDHLEDAYSQLRTVLLEEIEKAITLQN; encoded by the exons ATGGCAGGACCAAGACCGGTGGTAATTAGTGGACCCTCTGGTGCAGGCAAGAGCACTCTCCTGAAGCTACTTCTCAAGGAGTATGAACGAGTTTTTGGATTCAGTGTCTCAC ATACAACAAGAAATCCAAGGTCGGGTGAAGAAAATGGCATAG ATTACCATTTTGTATCGAGGGAAGAAATGCTTCGTGGTATTGAAGCTGGAGAATTCATAGAGAGTGCAGAGTTCTCGGGTAACCTGTATGGAACAAG TAAAGCAGCAGTGCAGGCCGTACAAGCCAAGAACCAAATCTGCATTCTTGACGTAGATATGCAAGGTGTGAAGAACATCAAGAAGACAGACTTGTCCCCAATCTACCTTTCCGTTCAGCCGCCTTCATTTGAAGTTTTG GAAGAACGGCTGAGGCAAAGGAAAACAGAATCTGCAGAAAGTCTACAAAAGAGACTACTAGCAGCAAAATTAGACATGGAATTCA GTAAACAGCCTGGTGTGTTTAATTTTGTAATAATTAATGATCATTTAGAGGATGCCTATTCCCAGTTGAGAACAGTTCTTCTTGAG GAAATCGAAAAGGCAATAACCTTACAGAACTGA